AGTGAAAGAGATAGAGAGGAGGCTGATGGAGTTGCAGCAAGTGTTCTTGGACATGTTAGTGTTGGTGCAATCTCAAGGGGAACAACTTAATGACATCGAAAGCTTTGTCATAAAAGCTAACTCCTTCGTGGAGAGCGGTACTCGGCAGGTGGAGGTGGCGGTGAAGACCCAGAAGAGTACCCGCAAATGGACATGCTATGCCATTATCCTTATTATTCTCAtcatcttcctcctcctctttctccTCAAACCATGGCAACCTAATAAGGGACCTCAACTCACCCATGCTGCTCCTAAAACTTTATAGTGTTTAGATGATGTTGTTTGTTTATTACTATTTGATTACTGTGGATATTATTTCTCATCACTTATTTGCTTTAATGATTTCTTTACTTTTAGGTTTAGAAATGTTTAGAATGGATATGTATGTTAAATTAAATGCGTAAATACTAAAATCTAGTTACTACATAATGTCttttttattagataaaaatttacatataatttcttttatatGATGATAATTAAAATCTATTATatcataatttaattaaacatattaaataataatattatttataataatattatttatacattaaaataaattattatatacttgtatataaataaatattaaatttaattaatttttaatgtgtattttatattttaatatatattttatattaataattaattttagtgtatatataatatagttatatgtcaaattatctaataaatttttattattaactttACACGAAGataattatatgtaaatttttatcattttattattatttttatattttattattaatttttttatatcaatgtatattattttaacattaaattaaaaaaatcgtACCACtattaatatgtataacaattaatattaacaaataatttgtttcataaaactattaaaattaataattttatcaaaacttaaaaataaatcgagataataaattctaaatttaaaaattaacatcttatttcttcatatttttatagaataaatttttttaataattaaaaaattattaaaaaatatttaaaaaaataatttaattattaaaaagtgAAGATTCATAAATAAGTATTTATATGTGAagttaataattataaattattaaataatttaatatatttaattgaaTAATGTTAAATTCACGGAAGAGAATATAAAATGTCCACACTCCGAAGTTGAAAATGAACATGCCTTTGATAAGTGATAAGTAGAGAGACTTGTGTAACTTTTTCTCACATCTAACAAAGTCTGCATAGTAACGCACTCTCTCCATGGAAACCCTTGCCCACGGCAAACCCTACGCCGTCCACGACCCTCCGCAGCAGCGCTCCTTCTTCTCCACCTTCCTCTGGCGCTTCCTGATGGCCATGGTAGCGGCCTTCGCCCTCATGGCTATCATTTCTTTGACCGTCAAGCTCGTCTTCAAGCAACGTTACCCTGAAATTCTCGTGGTCTCAGGCTCCGGTACCTTAAGAACCAGCCGCTACGGCCTCACGGCCAAATGGGACGTCATGTGCGTCGTCAAGAACCCTAACAACAAGTTCACTATCCATTACGACGCTATTTCCGCCGGCATAACGTACGGCAAGTTCGGGATTCTGGACTCCATACACTACAAGCCCTTTGTACAGGGCTCGCGGGCCCAGAACGCCGTGGGCCTCGGGTTCGCGGCGAAGGACGTGTTTCTTGGGAAGGAGGAGATACTGAGAATTCGGGATGACATGTCACGTGGGGCTGTTCGATTTGGTCTGAGGTTGTCGGGATGGGTGAGGTTCAAGAATCATATTATCAAGTCAAGGTATCATTTTTGGGAGAGTGTGTGCGACCCTCTCATCTTTGATTTCTCAGCTACCAAAAACTTTTCCCTCACTTTGACAAACCCTGTAACATGCAAGTAACTCACCAACGCCACTAGTATACTCTTTTCGTCAACATTATAGacattttatactattttatactatttt
This sequence is a window from Arachis stenosperma cultivar V10309 chromosome 10, arast.V10309.gnm1.PFL2, whole genome shotgun sequence. Protein-coding genes within it:
- the LOC130957708 gene encoding uncharacterized protein LOC130957708, whose product is METLAHGKPYAVHDPPQQRSFFSTFLWRFLMAMVAAFALMAIISLTVKLVFKQRYPEILVVSGSGTLRTSRYGLTAKWDVMCVVKNPNNKFTIHYDAISAGITYGKFGILDSIHYKPFVQGSRAQNAVGLGFAAKDVFLGKEEILRIRDDMSRGAVRFGLRLSGWVRFKNHIIKSRYHFWESVCDPLIFDFSATKNFSLTLTNPVTCK